The Euphorbia lathyris chromosome 4, ddEupLath1.1, whole genome shotgun sequence genomic interval ttttttagggaaaagtacaaaaataaaccttgttcgatcggcacccttgtggtttaaaaatttacaaaatggtacattgaggttcattccgttagcaaacacaattccaaattgactaacgtcCTCTTATTTCTCTTCCGATGGATGTgagaaattttaatatattcgAAGTCCTTCATGGACGCTCCTTATCAGCAACCAGAAAGGCTTATGAATCAGACACTTCTGGTTTATGCTGCTAACTTTTGTTTCCAATAAGGCGAACATAGATGGCTTATACAAGCATAACATATATTTAAGGTGGAGGCGAGTGGTCTTATTCGTTGCACCTCAGacattccaaaataaaaaaaatctataaaagcAACAAAACTGTAAATGAGACGATTGCCATGTGGAAGAGACTTACTGGAATGACTTGGTACTCGGACCAGCTCGAGGGGTTACAGATCCATTTGTAGGTCCTCTAATCTTTCTTTCCAGCCCTTTCTATTTTTCTTATGCTTTGATGGTGCGTGGAATCAAGTTGGGAGGTTTACTCATGTCTTTCCAAATGGTTTTTGCCACATTTGCTGTTGGTTGAGGAGCCCTTGTAGCTAAGCCATTACCCAGACTGTTCTCCTTTTGCTTGTCTTGATAAACAGCTTATTCTTCCATTTGTAGCATATCAAATCGAGAGCCCATGTTACCTCGTTGGCCTTGCTTCGTCACTATTTTACTGTCATTGTTAAGGGCATTGGTTCCTACCGGTTCTGGGGGCTGGTTCTTTGAATTTACAGCAGAGTCGTCTCCTTCAATCTTGGTTTGGTCTGGTTTGCAACTTTCTTTGCCCCAAACTGAGTTGTTTTTGTGTTTATTCTAGTCTAACATGTCATGTCATCCAGGTTCATAATCGTTTGCTACTTCAATTCTTATAATATTATATCAATAGTGgagatattaatattattatcttCCCTTCTAATGACATTGAACTCTAAGTTTCGAAAGTGATAATCCATTCTTCActaaatagaacttttcaaaCACTATGTAAAAGTGTCACTAACATGCACTACTTCACAAAATTGTTCGATCATTTATCAGCATAGTTCACAAATCTCAAAACCACAATTATTGCTCTTCATTGAATTATCTCGAGCCTTATCAATCAATCACAAATGAGAGAAGAGCTTATCTTCAAAGTGAGAATGATTTTCAAGAACATCAATTCCATCAAAATTCACCACCTAGTGCAATTTTCATAATTGTGATGGCAAACATGCTGGATCTCTTTTATAGACATTCTTCTACTAGTTCGGTCTAATTATTCAGTTCGACATATTGCATAAATTTtgtctctaaacatcatttttCAACGCGTTTGTAAAACACATCATTCTTAGTCACTCCACCCGGTTCATATTATTTGTCACAATTGACCATAAAGAAATGATAATttgcattaaatttataaaaatcagACTCAAAATACATTCATTTctctttattgattttttttcattttccgtAACATTCATTAAATTATACCACTAAGATGACAAAAAGagtaaataatactaaacttaTTAACAGAGataaaataaggaaaaattacaaacctaaagtaaaaaataatacgAATGAAGCAAAATCTTCTCTCTAACATATAATTTGAACACGAGGGAATATACTTTTAGCATTTtcatttaaaaatgtttttaatcCATTAAACTtttcatttaaatttttttttaatccatTAAACTCGTTTTATTATTACAAGTCCCATAATGATATGGAACTATGTCTTGAAAGTGATAACCAATGTAAATACACATGCCTCTACATTTTCCTCTTTCTActtataaattaattacaaaGAACATGAAATTATTTTCATAGTTGCAACTTATAAATTAATTACGAATAACGTGAAATTATTTTCATAGTTGCAGTAAGTTTTCACATGCCCCGCATTTCACATCCAAAAACCATTTCTTTATTTCTATTCGGTTGTTAATATTTTCTGCATAACATAATTTAACAAACTGCATTATTTTTTAATAGATAAATGAAAATTTAATGAATTTATCACCCTTAAAAGAGATAAAATTGAACTAACTTAAAAATATTAAGATAGAGTTATACTCTAAAAAAAGGTTATATGACAAGGATTCTCGAGCGAAAAAATCACTCAAAACCTCTAATATGATTCTCGGAATTGGACCCTACACGTATTTGAGAGAGGAATGGGGGAATACGTTCCTATCCACTGTGCCTCCATTGCCAACCTTAATGATTTTATAAAGGCAAATCAACATTTGTAATACgtggataaataaaaaattataaaaaaacaattgtCACTCGTCAAAAGTTGTACCATGTCATGTGGCAAAAATTAACAAATcagttcattttttttatccaaaatgggttaaatgtcTATGTGGGAGGAATTTTTTTGTCAAATGATACCacatatcaaatgacaaaattttggatatcaCAAGGGTTAAATACGGCTTTAATACAATACGACTTTAATACAATATTGTTAGTAAAGTTGCGTGTTGTAACTAGAAACAGTTCAAATATGAACTTTATGTTGATATGTAGAAGATATGGATGCCATTATAAATAGGTCTTCTAACATAGGAGTTGTGGTGTCTTTTGTCTTAATCCAGCTCAAAGCTTTCTTGATGGCCAAAACTTAACGCTGCAAGACAGGATTCCCTTTGATGGTCACGAAAAAAGGAAGCCAAAGGAAGAGGTTCCTGAGTTCAGAACAAACTAAGACCAATTCCTGTCCAGGAGCTAGAGCCAGGAGTCAATGGAATCGAGCCTTCTCTTtggaatagaaaaaaaagaatagcTTTTTCCCTTTGCGCATCCCAATTTCCACTGGAGTCAAGGAGATCAGAAACGAAACTAGAGAGCAAATTCAGATCAATGTTATCCCAAAtccaggaattttcacatgcactttaatgagattcaccgttagatataggcttattaaatctaaggtGCATGTGACCAAAACTGGATCCCAAATAATGATGACTTTCCCATTTCCGACTTTACAGATGAGACCCTACTGAAGTAAGTCTCAAGTGAAAGACGAATTATGACTCAATGTAGCTTGGAGACAAGTATTTGGATTTCAGAATTTGAGAAGGGAGAGAGGAAGGATTTTGGATAATTCTCCAATCTTTCTTGCTTGGCCAAGAGAGCTAAATTGAACTCATCGAGACTTTTAAAACCCAATCCGCCTTTAGACTTTGCCAATTCTACCAACAGCACCAGAACTTGTTTAACAATTTGTTAATGTCTTCACGCAACTGAATAGGCATGAGAAAAACACCCATCAAATATGTAAGGATTAATAAGAATTTCTTTACTGGGTCTAGACAAAGCCTTCTCTTTCCAGTTGTTAATAATAATTTACGCATATTAATGATTTTGTTAAACTAGTGAATTATTTCGATAAATTTGTAGAATATGGGACAGAATTAAAACAAGGGTAGCCATGAATGTGGGACAGAAATGAAATTAGGATTGAGTAACCCAGATAGTTCAAAATATAAAAAGGTGAAAGTACAGGTATGACATTACTCGCAGATAACTACCCGTTAACATCCCTAGTTTGATAAAATTCCCATTATTTTATTCACAAATTTCATGTATCAATAGGTAACATATCATTTTATTGCTTTATGATTATGGATTACGTAGGTGCTTTCTAAGAGGCATGAAGACAGCAAGAGTTGATATGAACAAGTAATCTCAAGTTGTAGATATACACAAAAATAAAATCTGTCAAAGTCTATGTGTTGTAGATATGATAAAATGCATATCATTATATGTCTGATTATTGAAGTGGATATATTGAGTAAATTAATGACACAATTTCTAGTCTCTTTATTTGCACCAATGAAAGCATATGCACAAAAATCAGGCAAATTGATTCACGAAACCTTCCTATTCTCTTCATAAAAGACCAAACCTAAACAGGTTAACAACTCATGGAACAAAACTACACTCTGACTATTTGGTGAAACAGAGCAGATGATAATTCAACTTCAACATGAATGAATTAAAGAACGAAAGTCTTACAACATTTTATCAAGTATATCATGTTGTATATGATCGGCGACAATACCTGCAACCACTTTAGGAGAAAATCTAGTAATCATGTCGTTCCTTGCATTCCTTCCTTTGGCCTTAGCTTCATCAACATTAGTCATCACATGCCTCATTAGAAGTCCAAGTTTATCAGCGGATGGTTCAGCCCAGAGATGCCCTTTGAAAGGCCCTTCCATGACTTCACTCATTTTATCCACCGGCAGTGGATAGCTATTATCCGCAGTCAGATACTCTGTTGGCCCAGACCAGTTTGTTGCTATGACTGGTAAAGACATAGACATAGCCTCCACAATAGGCCTCCCCCATCCTTCCCCTCTTGATGGAAGAACAAATGCATCCACAGCCTTGTATAATTTTGGCAAATCGGATTGAGCTATATGAGTATCAATCACATAAATATTTGCAACCGGAACATTATCTTGTCCTACTAAATTGTAATCCTTGACAAACTCCAGAATCTTGTTGCCAAAATCATTATCAGAGTGATATGGATTTGTTAACAAATACAAAGCAACTGGATCACTACTAGAGAACTCATTTAAATATGCTTTCAGCAACACATCCCATCCTTTCCTATACTCCCATTTAAAAACACTAAGAAAAACGAATTCCTTTATCGAATTTCTCTCGCCTAATACCAAACCACCAACCGAGGCAAGATCTAATGCTGCATACCTAGATGGATCAAAGAAGTCAACGTCAATAGGTTGGATAATTTTCACAACCTTAGATTGATCAACCCCACTATGTACAAATGTTGATACATGAAAATCTGTTGGAACCCAAATAGAATCCATTCGATTACATCGCCTTACATGGTCAGGATTGACTCTATCAGTCTCAAACATGGTTCTGCCAATTACAAACATAAAATCTTTATAACCAGTAGGTGGACAAGGAAGGGTTTCAAACAAAGGAGGGTACCAAGCACCTGGTTCACTATGACACAAGACAATAGTTTCATTCATTCTACATTGTGTTTGGTGAAGTTTCATAGCCAAATTCTTCATATCAGAAGGCAAACCCTCCCAAAATTCCAAAGATTCAAGATCACCATGATGCTCAATTTTTAACCTAAATTTGGGTACTTTCATGTGTTCATTAAGAGCTAAAATGTAAGACCAAGCTTCAGAGCTATACCCACCGCCTGAAAGAATGGGGGACATCCAGAAAACACAAGGGGAGGGGaaagaattggaattggaatTGGGAGTTTGGGTTTTGGTGGGTTTTTGGATTGGGTAAAGGAACCCTAGAAATTTCTGAAAAGTGGTAGGATACGATGTGACAAGTGATTTTAGGTGGTGAATTTTGATGTAATTAGTGTTGGTGAAACTAAATGAGATTGCTAAGAAGAGAATTAATAGAGAAGATAAGTAAAACAAAATGTGTTTTGATTTTCTTGTAGGATTTGGTGGTTGATTTTGTAGATGGTGATCCATCTTGGAACATAATCAATCTACACGATATAAGAATTGGGGAAAAAAGATTACCAGTGTTTGGATTGGAAGAGATGTTGGCCAGTCGAAGTAGAAATGCAGGCCGCCTCCAGCCATTTTAAACTGGGAGATATACCGGACTCCAATCTCATTTCATATGCCTTCGCTTCGGGTGAGATCATATTCATA includes:
- the LOC136225518 gene encoding uncharacterized protein isoform X3 gives rise to the protein MDHHLQNQPPNPTRKSKHILFYLSSLLILFLAISFSFTNTNYIKIHHLKSLVTSYPTTFQKFLGFLYPIQKPTKTQTPNSNSNSFPSPCVFWMSPILSGGGYSSEAWSYILALNEHMKVPKFRLKIEHHGDLESLEFWEGLPSDMKNLAMKLHQTQCRMNETIVLCHSEPGAWYPPLFETLPCPPTGYKDFMFVIGRTMFETDRVNPDHVRRCNRMDSIWVPTDFHVSTFVHSGVDQSKVVKIIQPIDVDFFDPSRYAALDLASVGGLVLGERNSIKEFVFLSVFKWEYRKGWDVLLKAYLNEFSSSDPVALYLLTNPYHSDNDFGNKILEFVKDYNLVGQDNVPVANIYVIDTHIAQSDLPKLYKAVDAFVLPSRGEGWGRPIVEAMSMSLPVIATNWSGPTEYLTADNSYPLPVDKMSEVMEGPFKGHLWAEPSADKLGLLMRHVMTNVDEAKAKGRNARNDMITRFSPKVVAVA
- the LOC136225518 gene encoding uncharacterized protein isoform X1, coding for MDHHLQNQPPNPTRKSKHILFYLSSLLILFLAISFSFTNTNYIKIHHLKSLVTSYPTTFQKFLGFLYPIQKPTKTQTPNSNSNSFPSPCVFWMSPILSGGGYSSEAWSYILALNEHMKVPKFRLKIEHHGDLESLEFWEGLPSDMKNLAMKLHQTQCRMNETIVLCHSEPGAWYPPLFETLPCPPTGYKDFMFVIGRTMFETDRVNPDHVRRCNRMDSIWVPTDFHVSTFVHSGVDQSKVVKIIQPIDVDFFDPSRYAALDLASVGGLVLGERNSIKEFVFLSVFKWEYRKGWDVLLKAYLNEFSSSDPVALYLLTNPYHSDNDFGNKILEFVKDYNLVGQDNVPVANIYVIDTHIAQSDLPKLYKAVDAFVLPSRGEGWGRPIVEAMSMSLPVIATNWSGPTEYLTADNSYPLPVDKMSEVMEGPFKGHLWAEPSADKLGLLMRHVMTNVDEAKAKGRNARNDMITRFSPKVVAGIVADHIQHDILDKML
- the LOC136225518 gene encoding uncharacterized protein isoform X2, with the translated sequence MDHHLQNQPPNPTRKSKHILFYLSSLLILFLAISFSFTNTNYIKIHHLKSLVTSYPTTFQKFLGFLYPIQKPTKTQTPNSNSNSFPSPCVFWMSPILSGGGYSSEAWSYILALNEHMKVPKFRLKIEHHGDLESLEFWEGLPSDMKNLAMKLHQTQCRMNETIVLCHSEPGAWYPPLFETLPCPPTGYKDFMFVIGRTMFETDRVNPDHVRRCNRMDSIWVPTDFHVSTFVHSGVDQSKVVKIIQPIDVDFFDPSRYAALDLASVGGLVLGERNSIKEFVFLSVFKWEYRKGWDVLLKAYLNEFSSSDPVALYLLTNPYHSDNDFGNKILEFVKDYNLVGQDNVPVANIYVIDTHIAQSDLPKLYKAVDAFVLPSRGEGWGRPIVEAMSMSLPVIATNWSGPTEYLTADNSYPLPVDKMSEVMEGPFKGHLWAEPSADKLGLLMRHVMTNVDEAKAKGRNARNDMITRFSPKVVAGIGFGEDDWQC